The following nucleotide sequence is from Pseudarthrobacter psychrotolerans.
CAGGTCAGAGAGCACCACGGAGATCGCTCGGTGTGATGAGTCTCGGCTGGATGGCGCTGATCGGGGCCTTCATTGCACGGGAGAAGATGCTGCCGTGGAAACGGCTCGCCAACCGTTCCGTTGCGGTGTCGCTGGCCGTGATCGCGGTGGGCGGGACCTCACACCGGTAGCGATGAACGGGATGGGGATGTAGCGGCCTCACGATGGCCGATGGGAGACTTGAGGCCCAAACCGGTGGGGCTTCAAGTGTCCTTCGCGCGAGACCACATGGGCGCAAGCCGTGTCTTTGACCTTTTCTCCAACGAATTGCGCCTAGCATGGCGCTGGTAGGCGCATCCACTATCTCCGAGTTGAAGGCCAGAGGCCCGGAAGCTATCCGTGACTTACGGAATGCGGTCCGATTAACGGGTGCCATGCCGCCCCACTGAATTCCTCACTGTTTTTGCAAGCCAGGGAATCGCACAATTTTCGCGGTGCCGGACCTTCATCTTCAACCACCTAAGGATCCAATGCGCAACCGCTATCTAATCCCTGCCCTGACCGCTGCAACGGCCCTCATGCTTTCGGGTTGCGTGGACAACAGCGCCCCGGCGGCGGCGGACAAGGCATCTTCCTCCGCGAACACCGCAGTCCAAAAGAATGAGGAACTCGCGGCTTTGCTGCCGGTGAAAATGAAATCCGCGGGCGTCCTGAATGTGGGAATGGCCAACAATTACCCGCCCAACGAATTCAAGGACGGCAACGGCGCCCCGGCCGGCTGGTCGGTGGACCTCACCAATGCTTTGGGCGCATCGCTCGGGCTGAAGGTCAACTTTGATATCGGCACGTTCGACAACATCCTCCCGTCCGTCAAGGCGGGCAAGGACCACATGGGCATGTCGTCGTTCACCGACACGCTGGAACGCGAAAAGCAGGTCGATTTCGTGAACTACTACTCGGCCGGCATCCAGTGGGCTGCGCCGAAGGGCAAGACCGTGGACCCGGACAACGCCTGCGGACTCAAGGTTGCCGTCCAGGCCACCACCTATGAGGACACCCACGAGGTGCCGGCCAAGTCCAAGGCGTGCACGGATGCGGGCAAACCCGCCATCGAGATCTTCAAGTACGACGCCCAGGACCAGGCCACCAACGCCCTCGTCGTGGGCCAGGTGGACGCCATGAGTGCTGACTCGCCGGTGACCCTCTACGCAATCTCCCAGACGAAGGAGAAGCTCCAGACCGCCGGGGGTGCCTTCGAAGTGGCGCCGTACGGAATCCCGGTGGACAAGGGGAGCGCGTTCACCCCTGTGCTGCAGAAGGCACTCCAGGCCCTGATCGACGACGGCACCTACAACCGGATCCTGTCCAAATGGGGCGTGGAAAGCGGCGGCGTGAAGACGGCGGCGCTCAACGTGGCGTCGTCGGCCAAGTAATCAGCCGTGACACTTCCCAAACACGCCGCCGTGGCGCGGCCCAACCCCGCAACCGGCGGAACTGAAGGGCAGGGGGACGCCATTGTGGCAGTTCCCCTGCGCCACCCCTGGCGGATCTCGATCGCCGTCGTGCTGGTGTTCCTCCTGGCGCTGTTCATCGTGGATGCGTCGCAGCGGCCGGACTACGGCTGGGCGGAGGTGGGCAAGTACCTTTTCGACCGCCGGATCAGCCAGGCGGCCTGGGTGACCCTGACGCTCACCATCTACGCCATGGTTGGCGCCATTGTCCTGGGGCTGCTGCTGGCCATCATGCGGCTCTCGCCGAATCCGGTGGTCAAGAGCATCGCCTGGCTGTACCTGTGGATTTTCCGCGGGACCCCGGTCTACGTCCAGCTGGTGTTCTGGGGCATCGTGGCGCTCATCTACCCCGTGTTCACCATCGGGATACCGTTCATGACGCCGTGGATCACCATTCCCAACGACGTGTTCACCAACCTCTACATCACCGCCGTGATCGGACTGGCGCTGAATGAGGCCGCCTACATGTCCGAGATTGTCCGCGCGGGACTGCTCTCCGTTGACGAGGGCCAGGAGGAGGCGTCGACGGCGCTCGCCATGTCGTGGGGCCAGACCATGCGTTATGTGGTGGTTCCGCAGGCCATGAAGATCATCATTCCGCCCACCGGCAATGAGGTGATCTCCATGCTCAAAACCACCTCGCTGGTGGCGGCCATTCCCCTGAGCATCGACCTCTACGGGGTGTCCCGCGGCATCTCCGCGGTGACCTTCACCCCGGTGCCGCTGCTCATCGTGGCATCGATCTGGTACCTCCTGTTCACGTCCGTCCTGATGGTGGGGCAGCACTTCATCGAGAAGCGGTTCTCCCGCGGGACGGGACGGCGGCAGGCGGGACCGGCGTCGGAAACTGATCCCGCGGTGGCTGCAATAACCGCAGCGCCGCTGGGCAACGATTTGGGAGGCAAAGGATGAGCGCTACTCCGATGGTCACCGCAGACCGGATCTCCAAGAGCTTCGGTTCCAACAACGTGCTGCGCAGCATCAGCCTGGAAGTCCAGGCCGGCGAGGTGCTGTGCATCGTGGGGCCGAGCGGTTCCGGCAAGTCCACGTTCCTGCGCTGTATCAACCACCTGGAAAAGATCGACGCCGGCCGCCTCTTCGTGGAGGGGCAGCTGGTGGGTTACCGGCAAAAGGGCGGCAAACTTCATGAGCTCAAGCCCAAGGAGGCAGCGCTCCAGCGCCGCGATATCGGCATGGTGTTCCAGCGGTTCAACCTGTTTCCGCACATGACCGCGCTGGAAAACATCATCCAGGCGCCCATGCGGGTCAAACGCATTCCGAAGGCCAAAGCCATCCTGCGCGCCAGGGAGCTGATGGAGCGCGTGGGGCTGGGGGACAAGGCGGACCACTACCCGGCGCATCTGTCGGGCGGGCAGCAGCAGCGCGTTGCCATCGCCCGGGCGCTGGCCATGGATCCGAAGCTGATGCTCTTCGACGAACCGACCAGTGCCCTGGACCCGGAGCTGGTGGGCGAGGTCCTGGACGTGATGAAGGAACTGGCCACGAGCGGCATGACCATGATCGTGGTGACCCACGAGATGGGCTTCGCCCGCGAGGTGGCGGACTCCATCGCCTTTATGGACGGCGGTGTGGTGGTCGAGTCGGGCCCGCCCCGCGAGCTGCTCGGCAACCCCCGGCAGGACCGGACCAAGGCGTTCCTCTCGAAGGTGCTGTAAGGGCCGGGCGTCCGAGGGTGACGGCTGTCAGAAGAACCGCGCAGGGCCGACGGCGGCAGGTAGGATCGGAACACCGCCGCAGGGCGGCCAAGGTTTTGGGGGAACTTGTGAAGAACTTTCTGATGCACCGCGCCGCCGGCGATCCGGCCGCGCCGCCGGCCGATCCGGCCGATCCGGCCGGGAACGCGAAAACTTTTCTGCGCGCAGGGATGGCGTTGCTGGCTGCAGCCGGGCTCCTGCTGGGCCCCGCCGTCGTGGCCGTTCCGGCGGCCGCTGGGGACGCGACCGCGACTGGCCTTACCGCGGCTGGCCTTACGGCGACTGGCGAGACGGCGACCGACACCACAGAGATCGACGCCGGCATCCAGCCTTTGGGCGTGGCGGCCGCGGCGGACGGCACCCTGTACGTAAGCGATTACCACTGGGCGGGCGGCATCAGCGTCTTCGAGCCCGGCGAAACACGCTCCTCCCGCACCATCAAGGTGGGGCGTTTTCCCACGTCGCTGGCGGTGACGTCGGACGGGACCCTGTATGTGCTGCAGTCGACCGAGTCCGGGCAGGCCCAAATCGGCGTGGTAGCCCCGGGGGCGGCTGAAGCGGGCTTTGCGATCGGGGTGAGCCCGGGCGCGCACTGGCTGACGGCGGGAGCCGACGGATCGCTGTACGTGGCCAACCCGGCTGAAGGGAGCGTGTCGGTGGTGCCGCCGGGCGGTGTATGGACCGAGCGCACTATCCTGGCGGGGCCTTACCCGGTGGAGGTTGCGTTGGCGAAGGACGGGACGGCGTACGCCACCAACGAGTACGAGGGCACTGTCACCGTGGTGCCCGCCGGTTCGCCGAGCCCCTCCCACACCGTCGCTGTGGGCGCGAAGGACCACCCGCACGGGATTGCTGCCGCGCCGAACGGAACCGTCTATGTGGCAAACATCCTCAGGAATGATGTGGCGGTCATCGAACCGGGCGGCACCACGGTGGCTCGTCGGATCCCCGTAGGAGAGGCGCCACAGGAAGTGGTGGCCGGTCCGGACGGCACGGTCTACGTGACCAACAGCGTGGACAACACGGTTTCGGTCATCCCGCTGGGTGCCACGGCCGCGGCGGAGACGATTCCCACCGGTGAGGACCCCGGCCGCATGGCTGTCCGGGCCGACGGCTCAGTGGTGGTGGTCAACAGGGGCGGCCGGTCCCTGACTGTGATTGCCGCTGC
It contains:
- a CDS encoding DUF2182 domain-containing protein, with the protein product MSLGWMALIGAFIAREKMLPWKRLANRSVAVSLAVIAVGGTSHR
- a CDS encoding ABC transporter substrate-binding protein, which produces MRNRYLIPALTAATALMLSGCVDNSAPAAADKASSSANTAVQKNEELAALLPVKMKSAGVLNVGMANNYPPNEFKDGNGAPAGWSVDLTNALGASLGLKVNFDIGTFDNILPSVKAGKDHMGMSSFTDTLEREKQVDFVNYYSAGIQWAAPKGKTVDPDNACGLKVAVQATTYEDTHEVPAKSKACTDAGKPAIEIFKYDAQDQATNALVVGQVDAMSADSPVTLYAISQTKEKLQTAGGAFEVAPYGIPVDKGSAFTPVLQKALQALIDDGTYNRILSKWGVESGGVKTAALNVASSAK
- a CDS encoding amino acid ABC transporter permease, translating into MARPNPATGGTEGQGDAIVAVPLRHPWRISIAVVLVFLLALFIVDASQRPDYGWAEVGKYLFDRRISQAAWVTLTLTIYAMVGAIVLGLLLAIMRLSPNPVVKSIAWLYLWIFRGTPVYVQLVFWGIVALIYPVFTIGIPFMTPWITIPNDVFTNLYITAVIGLALNEAAYMSEIVRAGLLSVDEGQEEASTALAMSWGQTMRYVVVPQAMKIIIPPTGNEVISMLKTTSLVAAIPLSIDLYGVSRGISAVTFTPVPLLIVASIWYLLFTSVLMVGQHFIEKRFSRGTGRRQAGPASETDPAVAAITAAPLGNDLGGKG
- a CDS encoding amino acid ABC transporter ATP-binding protein, producing the protein MSATPMVTADRISKSFGSNNVLRSISLEVQAGEVLCIVGPSGSGKSTFLRCINHLEKIDAGRLFVEGQLVGYRQKGGKLHELKPKEAALQRRDIGMVFQRFNLFPHMTALENIIQAPMRVKRIPKAKAILRARELMERVGLGDKADHYPAHLSGGQQQRVAIARALAMDPKLMLFDEPTSALDPELVGEVLDVMKELATSGMTMIVVTHEMGFAREVADSIAFMDGGVVVESGPPRELLGNPRQDRTKAFLSKVL